A region of the Pseudomonas asiatica genome:
TGTTGGATGGAACGGGCCCAAGTATCTGCAGGCCGCATGAATACGATATGACTTGAATATGACAATTGGATGAAAGGCCATCACCGCTCAGCTGCTTGGCAATACCTGTAGGAGCGGCCTTGTGTCGCGATGGGCTGCGCAGCAGCCCCGGCAATTTGTGCCGGGTTGCGATCTCTGGGGCTGCTGCGCAGCCCATCGCGACACAAGGCCGCTCCTACAATGACTGCGTTGACCAATCGGTGCCGATCAGCGCTTGTTGGCGAGCAGGTACAGGCCCACAACCAGACCAACGGCACACAACCCCGCCACATAGTAGGCCGGTGCCATCGGGCTCACTTTCAGCAGCGCAGTCACCACCATCGGCGTCAGCCCGCCAAAGATTGCGTAGGCCACGTTGTACGAGAACGACAGCCCGCTGAAGCGCACCACCGCCGGGAACGCCTTGACCATCACATAAGGCACCGCGCCAATCACGCCCACGCACAGGCCGGTCACTGCATACAGCGGGAACAGCAGCTCGGGGCGCGTAGGCAAGCTGTGGTAGAAGGTCCAGGAGGTCGCCAGCAGCAACAGGCTGCCGATCACGAACACCCGGCCCGCGCCAAAACGATCAGCCAGGCTGCCAGCGCCGATGCAGCCGAAGCTGAGCAGCACGATGGCCAGGCTGTTGGCCTTGAGCGAGTCGGTGGGGCTGATGTGGTAGATGCTCTGCAGCAGCGCCGGAGTCATCAGGATGAGCACCACGATGGCGGCCGACAGCATCCAGGTCAGCAGCATCGACAGGATGATCGCACCGCGATGGTCACGCAGCACCGCGCGCAACGGCAGCTCCTCGGCCAGCGCCTTGCGCTGCTGCATCTCGGCGAACACCGGGGTTTCGTGCAGCCAACGGCGCAGGTACACCGAGAACAGGCCGAATACACCGCCGAGCAGGAACGGGATACGCCAAGCGTAATCGGCCACTTCCTCTGCGCTGTAGACGCTGTTGATCAGGGTCGCCACCAGCGAGCCAAGCAGGATACCCGCGGTGAGGCCAGCGGTTAGGGTGCCGCAGGCGTAGCCGGTGTTGCGCTCTGGCACGTGCTCGGACACGAATACCCAGGCGCCCGGTACCTCACCGCCGATGGCCGCGCCCTGGATCACGCGCATCAGCAGCAACAGGATCGGCGCCCACATGCCGATCTGTGCATAGGTGGGCAGCAGGCCCATGATCAGCGTTGGCAGGGCCATCATGAAGATGCTCAGGGTGAACATCTTCTTGCGCCCGAGCAGGTCGCCGAAGTGGGCCATGATGATGCCGCCCAGCGGCCGCGCCAGATAGCCGGCGGCAAAAATGCCGAAGGTTTGCATCAGGCGCAGCCATTCGGGCATGTCGGCGGGGAAGAACAGCTTGCCGACCACCGTGGCGAAGAACACGAAGATGATGAAGTCGTAGAACTCCAGCGCGCCGCCCAGGGCGGACAGTGAGAGAGTCTTGTAGTCACTGCGGGTCAGCGGCCGCGAGGGCTGCTCGATACTGCTCGGCACGGAAGTCATCGCTGATTGTTCTCTTTGTAGGCATGCAGGCCGCTTGGCACGCGGCTTCTGGAGTGGGAGACAGGCGAAGATAGCAAATTGCTGAGCTGCGCCGGAAGCGATACAAAATCCCTACACATATTCATGAATGCACGGTCGTCGCTGGCCGTTATGCTCTATATACTGGCAGTTCGTAGGAAAAGGTTGCTGCTAGCGTGGGATGTTGTGCGAAAACGCCGGTCTTTATGTCAGGCGGTTTCGCAGAGTTTCCCTACGGCCGCTCAGTGAAACGAAATCGGCGTAGTATGTTTCAAGCTGAATCGTTTACCCGGCCTTTGCGCCACACCAACGAAAAGCGTCACGGGTCAGAGGCCCCATCGCATGATTGAGCTCGAACAAGAAGATCCTATCCCGCAAGGTGACCTGGCCTTGCAGATCACCGCACTGCCGCGCGAAACCAACGGGTTTGGCGACATCTTCGGCGGCTGGCTGGTCGCCCAGATGGACTTGGCCGGTACCGCCATGGCCAGCCGTGTCGCCGGCGGCCGCGTGGCCACCGTAGCCATCGACCGCATGGCCTTTCTGGTCCCGGTCGCCGTCGGCGCGCAGCTGTCGTTCTATACCCAGACCCTGGAAATCGGTCGCAGCTCGATCCAGATGATGGTCGAAGTGTGGAGCGACGACCCGCTGTCCAGCGAATGGCGCAAGGTCACCGAAGCAGTCTTCGTCTTCGTCGCCATCGACGGCAGTGGCCGCACCCGCTCCGTACCTCGTCGCTGAGCCACGCCGGCGGTAAACTCATTGCATGTGCCCGGGTCCAAGGCCCACTGGCAATCAATGAGATGAATGCAATGGCTACCTTCCAGGTCGTAACCGAGCAACATGGCGAACTCAACTGCTGGCGTATCAGCAGCGACCAAGCCGAACTACTGATCGCCCAGCAGGGCGCGCAGATCCTCAGCTACCAGCGCGTTGGCGAGCCACCGCTGCTGTGGCTGAGCGACCAGGCCATCTTCCGTCAGGGCAAGTCGGTACGCGCCGGTGTGCCGGTGTGCTGGCCGTGGTTCGGCAACCTGCAGCGCAACCCCCAGGCCGTGCAGGCCATGTACCACGGCAAACAGGCTCCCGCCCACGGCCTGGTGCGCGCGCGCGACTGGCAATTGCTGGCTATCGAGGAAGCGGGCGAAGGCCTGCGTATCGAATTCGAACTGCCGGAAGCGCAGGGTGACCTGCCTGGCTGGCCTCATGACGTCGAGCTGAAGCTGGTAGTGGAGCTGGGCGAGGACCTGAAGCTGAACCTGACCAGCCGCAACATGGGCAATACCCCCGTCACCATCAGCCAGGCCCTGCACAGCTACTTCGCGGTCAGTGACGTGCGCCAGGCGCGGGTCGAAGGGGTGGAGGGACTGAGCTATATCGAGACCCTGGCTGACTGGGAGCAGCGCCAGCAGCAGGGGCCGCTGGCGTTTGCCGGGGAGACCGACCGGATCTACCTGGCGACCCCGCAAACCCTTAGCATCGTCGACCCGCATTGGGAGCGGCGCATTACCTTGACCAGCAGTGGGTCGCGCTCGGCGGTGATCTGGAACCCTTGGACTGAACGGGCCAGGGATCTGCCGGACATGGCTGATGATGGGTGGCAGCGGATGCTGTGCATCGAGACGGCGAATGTGTGGGATGACTTGGTGGAATTGAAGCCTGGGGGCAGCAGCTCGCTGGGGGTCAGGATTGGCTGTGAAATGATCTGAGTTTTGCAGTGCCTGTTCGGGCCCCTTCGCGGGTAAACCCGCTCCCACAAGGTCTCCACAATATTCAAGGTTTGTGGAGACCCTGTGGGAGCGGGTTTACCCGCGAAAGGGCCAGTGCAGGCAATCAGAGGTCTGCATCCTCCACCACCCTCACCTTCCCGGCATCCAGCGCATAGGCCGCATCGGCCAGGTCATTGCTGACCTTCTCCACCTTCAGCTTGCCGCTGACCCACAGCGGTGTGTAGATATCATCGATCTTCAGGCCTTTCGGGTAGCGCACCAGTACCAGCTGGTTCGGTGGCGGTGGCGGCACATGGATGCACGCGCCCGGGTACGGCACCAGGAAGAACAACGTGCTGTTGCCCTTGGCATCGCTCTCCAGCGGCACCGGGTAGCCGCCCAGGCGAATTTCCTTGCCGTTCATGGCCGCCACGGTCTTGGTCGAGTACATCACCGCCGGCAGGCCCTTGCTCTGCTTCAGGCCGCCCTTGTCGGTAAAGGTGCCCATGGCTTCCGGCGAGTTGTGGTCGATATCGGGCATTTGCTCGAGTGCCTGCTGGTCCGACTTGGGCATCAGCTCCAGCCAGTCGGTTTCAGGCAGTTCGGCATGGGCCAGGGTGCTGGCCAACAGCAGTGGGGCGAGGAAAAAGGCACGCATGAAAATGCTCGGCAACTCGAATGAATTGCCGGGCATTCTAACCAGTATTCAGCGTTTCTTGATGAATCCGTAGATCACCAGAAGGATCACAGCACCGATCAGCGCGCCAAGGAAACCGGCAGCCTGCCCGGCCTGGTAGATACCCAGCGCCTGGCCGCCGTAGGTGGCCAGCAGCGAGCCGGCAATCCCCAGCAGGATGGTCATGATCCAGCCCATGCTGTCGTCGCCCGGCTTGATGAAGCGGGCCAGCAGGCCGACGATAAGGCCGATGAAGATGGTTCCAATGATACCCATGGCAATCCCTCTGCAGTGAAGATGGAACAAGCCAAAGCCTAGACAGCGCTTTGGCTTGTTGCCATTTCAGAGGGCAAGCCGCTGGTAGAAGTTCGATCAGTTGCCGATCAGGGCTTCTACTTCGGCAATCTTGCGCTCGAGGGTGGCCATGTCGTGGCAGCGCAGGGTGGCGTGGCCAACCTTGCGACCAACCTTGAAGGCCTTGCCGTAGTGGTGCAGGTGGCAGTCACCGATGGCAACCACCTTGTCCACCGCCGGCACTTCACCGATGAAGTTGAGCATCGCGCTCTCGCCGACCTTGGCAGTCGAGCCCAGCGGCAAGCCGGCGACGGCGCGCAGGTGGTTCTCGAACTGGCTGCACTCGGCGCCTTCGATGGTCCAGTGCCCGGAGTTGTGCACGCGCGGGGCGATTTCGTTGGCCTTCAGGCCGCCGTCGACTTCGAAGAACTCGAAGGCCATCACGCCCACATAGTCCAGTTGCTTGAGCACACGGCCCACGTAGTCTTCGGCCAGAGCCTGCAGCGGGTGCGCCTGGCTGGCGACCGACAGGCGCAGGATGCCGCTTTCGTGGGTGTTGTGCACCAGCGGGTAGAAGCGGGTTTCGCCATCACGGGCACGCACGGCCACCAGCGACACTTCGCCGGTGAATGGCACGAAGCCTTCCAGCAGGCAAGGTACGCTGCCCAGCTCGGCAAAGGTACCGACCACGTCCTCAGGCGTGCGCAGCACCTTCTGGCCCTTGCCGTCGTAACCCAGGGTGCGGGTTTTCAGCACGGCCGGCAGGCCGATGCTGGCCACCGCGGCGTCCAGGTCGGCCTGCGAGAGGATGTCGGCGAAGGCCGGGGTAGGGATACCCAGGTCGCGGAACATGCTCTTCTCGAACAGGCGGTCACGGGCGATGCGCAGCGCTTCGGCGCTGGGGTACACCGGCACGAACTGCGAGAGGAAGGCCACGGTCTCGGCCGGGACGCTTTCGAACTCGAAGGTGACCAGGTCGACTTCGTCGGCCAACTGGCGCAGGTGGTCCTGGTCGCCGTAGTCGGCACGCAGGTGCTCGCCCAGCGGCGCAGCGCAGGCGTCCGGCGCCGGGTCGAGGAAGGCGAAGTTCATGCCCAGCGGGGTACCCGCCAGGGCCAGCATGCGGCCCAGCTGGCCGCCACCGATTACACCGATCTTCATGGGTTGAGCCTCAAGCCTGGCGCGGGTCTGGGTTGTCCAGCACGGTGTCGGTCTGTTCCGTGCGGAACTGCTTGAGCGCCGCGTGGTACTGCGGGTACTTGGCGCCGAGGATGCTGGCCGACAGCAGCGCGGCGTTGACCGCACCGGCACGACCGATGGCCAGGGTGGCAACCGGCACGCCGGCTGGCATCTGCACGATCGACAGCAGCGAATCGACACCCGACAGCATCGACGATTGCACAGGCACGCCCAGCACCGGCAGGTGGGTCTTGGCGGCACACATGCCTGGCAGGTGGGCTGCGCCACCGGCACCGGCGATGATCACCTCGATGCCACGGCCCTCAGCCTCCTCGGCATACTGGAACAGCAGATCCGGGGTACGGTGGGCGGAAACCACCTTCACCTCGTAGGGAATGCCGAGTTTTTCCAGCATATCGGCGGTGTGGCTAAGGGTGGACCAATCGGACTTGGAGCCCATGATCACGCCAACCAGTGCACTCATCGTCGAGCCTCTTCGCTTGTGCGCCCTTGGGCGCGTCAAAAAACAACAAGCCACGCGGGACGACCGGCGTGGCTTGTTTGCTGATCAGGACCGGACGCATCCGGTCGAAAGGCCGCGCAGTATACCGTAAGGTGGTGCGTTTAAGGCACCCCGGCGACCAACTGTCGCCCCTTATTTTTCGGGGCTTTGACTGACTTTTGGGTCAACCATTGCCGCCCCCTCGAGCTTGCGCCACAACAGCCTTACATTGGCCTTGCGCACCAGGGCGCAGCGGTACAGGCGGATTTCCAGCGGCACGTGCCACTGGCTGCCGCCGCAGATCGCCAGTTCGCCCCGTTCCAGTTCGCCACGCATCGACAGGCGCGGTACCCAGGCGATGCCCATGCCTTCCAGCGCCATGCTCTTCAGACTGTCGGCCATGGCGGTTTCATAGACGGTGGTATAGCGCAGGTTGCGCTGACGCAGCAGCAAATTGACCGAGCGACCGAGGAAGGCGCCGGCGGTATAGGCCAGCAGCGGCACGCTGCCCTCGCCTTCCAGGTCGAACAACGGCTTGCCGTCGGCATCCACGGCGCATACCGGCAACATTTCAGTGGTGCCCATGTGCAGTGACGGGAAGATCTCGGCATCCATCTGCAGGGCGGCATCCGGGTCATAGAAGGCCAGCATCAGGTCGCAGCCACCTTCGCGTAATGCATGCACTGCATCTCCGACGTTGGTCGCAACCAGGCGGGTGGCGATGTTCAACCCGTCGTTGCGCAACTGGGCCACCCAACGCGGGAAAAAGCCCGATGCCAGGGAGTGTGCTGCGGCCACCTGCACCACCTCACCCTGCCCGCCTTCCAGATGATGCAAGTGGCGGAGAATTTCGCTCAACTGGTCGACAACAGTACGCGCCGTGACAAGAAACAGCTGGCCGGCCTCTGTCAGCTCGATCGGCGTGCGGGAACGATTCACCAATTGCAGGCCCAAGGCTGCTTCCAGGCTGCGAATGCGCCGGCTGAAGGCCGGTTGGGTGACGAAACGCCGCTCTGCCGCCTGGGAAAAACTGCGGGTGGCGGCCAGCGCGCTGAAGTCTTCCAGCCATTTGCTTTCAAGGTTCACGAAGCACATCTCCTGGCGTGCACCAAAATGGAACACGCTCGAATGTCAATTGGCGTCACATGAAACACTATGCCGTTTGTGCATAGGTTAGCGTGCAACAGCATTGGCCGCAAAATCACCTTCAGGCCTAGGATTGGCGCCATTCCGGCATGTGCCGGGTCAAAATCGAGATGATATACATCATGTCCTCCGCTGCATCGTTCCGCGTCGAAAAAGATTTGTTGGGTACCCTTGAAGTTCCTGCAGATGCCTACTACGGCATCCAGACCCTGCGCGCTGCCAACAACTTCCACCTCTCCGGTGTTCCGCTGTCGCACTACCCGAAGCTGGTCGTGGCCCTGGCCATGGTCAAGCAGGCTGCTGCCGACGCCAACCGTGAGCTGGGTCACCTGAGCGATGCCAAGCACGCTGCCATCACCGCAGCCTGCGCCCGCCTGATCAAAGGCGATTACCACGACCAGTTCGTGGTGGACATGATCCAGGGCGGTGCTGGTACTTCTACCAACATGAACGCCAACGAAGTCATCGCCAACGTCGCGCTGGAGGCCATGGGCCACCAGAAGGGTGAGTACCAGTACCTGCACCCGAACAACGACGTGAACATGGCGCAGTCGACCAACGACGCCTACCCGACCGCCATCCGTCTGGGCCTGCTGCTGGGCCACGACGCCCTGCTGGCCAGCCTCGACAGCCTGATCCAGGCCTTCGCTGCCAAGGGTAAAGAGTTCGACCACGTACTGAAGATGGGCCGTACCCAGCTGCAGGACGCCGTACCGATGACCCTGGGCCAGGAATTCCGCGCCTTCGCCACTACCATGACCGAAGACCTGCAGCGCCTGCGCTCGCTGGCCCCGGAACTGCTGACCGAAATCAACCTGGGCGGTACCGCCATCGGCACCGGCATCAACGCCGACCCTGGCTACCAGGCCCTGGCCGTACAGCGCCTGGCTGCCATCAGCGGCCAGCCACTGGTACCGGCTGCCGACCTGATCGAAGCCACCTCGGACATGGGCGCCTTCGTGCTGTTCTCCGGCATGCTCAAGCGTACCGCCGTCAAGCTGTCGAAGATCTGCAACGACCTGCGCCTGCTGTCCAGCGGCCCGCGCACCGGCATCAACGAGATCAACCTGCCAGCGCGTCAGCCAGGCAGCTCGATCATGCCAGGCAAGGTCAACCCGGTTATCCCGGAAGCCGTCAACCAGGTGGCCTTCGCCATCATGGGCAACGACCTGGCCCTGACCGTCGCCGCCGAAGGTGGCCAGCTGCAGCTGAACGTTATGGAGCCGCTGATCGCCTACAAGATCTTCGACTCGATCCGCCTGCTGCAACGCGCCATGGACATGCTGCGCGAGCACTGCATCGTCGGCATCACCGCCAACGAACAGCGCTGCCGTGAACTGGTCGAGCACTCGATCGGCCTGGTCACCGCCCTGAACCCGTACATCGGCTACGAAAACGCCACCCGTATCGCCCGCGTTGCCCTGGAAACCGGCCGCGGCGTACTGGAACTGGTGCGCGAAGAGAAGCTGCTGGACGACGCGATGCTCGACGACATCCTGCGTCCGGAAAACATGATCGCTCCCCGTCTGGTTCCGCTGAAGGCGTAACCAGGCCGCTGTAAACAGTCTCACCAGGTCGAGGGACTAGACACCTCTCAACCTTTCCAAGGCCCGAGCCTATGCTTCGGGCCTTTTTTTTTGCCTGAAGGATTTGGGGCTGCTTTGCAGCCCATCGCGACGCAAGGCCGCTCCTACAAGAGCCCTGCGTACACCGGCCAATGTGGGAGCGGCCCCCGAACATCGGCACACAACTTGCTCCATAATGCGTCCCAGCCCAACGGGATTACCCAGCATGCTGCACAGCCACCTGACCACCCTCAACGCGGTTTCGCTGATCCTCAACGTCTTCCAGGCAGACGGTTGCGAGGCGTCGGCGCTGCTAGCCGGCAGCGGCATCGGCCCGGCAGACCTGGGCCATGCCGATGCGCGCATCACTACCCAGCAGGAACTGCAGGTGTGCGCCAACGCCGTTGCCCGACGCGAGGATATCGGCCTGGAACTGGGCCGACGCATGCATGTGTCGTGCTACGGCATGCTCGGTTACGCCCTGCTCTCCAGTGCCACTTTGGGTGACGCCTTGCGCCTGGCGCTGCAGTATCCGGCACTGCTGGGAACAGTCTTCAAGCTGCGTTTGCTCGACGACGGCCAGCGCGTCTGGTTCAGCGCCAGCGACTACCACGACAGCCCGACGCTGACCGCCTTCAACGCCGAGTTCTGCCTGGTGTCGCTGAAGGTCATCTGCGACGACCTGCTCGGCCGCCCGCTGCCCCTGCTGGCAGCCCGTTTCGAACACCCACGGCCCGGTTACCACGCACTCTATGCCGGGGCATTCCAGTGCCCGGTCGGTTTCGAAGCCGAGGACAATGCCTTTGCCTTCGAACGGCGCTGGCTGGACACGCCACTGCCGCTGGCCGACCCGATTACCCACAAGGCCATGAGCGAACGCTGCCGGCGCCTGAACCTGGAATTCACCGGCCGCCAGGCCTGGCTGGGGAGGATTCGCCAACTGCTGGCGCAGCAACTGGATGCAGCGCCCGGGCTGGATGGGCTGGCGCGGCAGATGAACTGCTCATCGCGCACCCTGCGCCGGCATTTGCAGGCGTTGGGCAGCAGTTATCAACAGCTGCTGGATGAACTGAGGTTCGAGCGGGCCAAACAATTGCTGGCTGATGAGCAGATGCCGATCTATCGGATTGCCGAGTGCCTGGGGTTCAGCGAGACCGCCAGTTTTCGGCATGCCTTCCAGCGTTGGAGTGGCGTCGCGCCCAGCCATTTTCGCGGTTGACCTGTACCGGCCCTTTCGCGGGTGAACCCGCTCCCACAGGGATTGCACACACTCAGGTGCAACACTGTACCTGTGGGAGCGGGTTCACCCGCGAAAGGGCCAGTACAGGCCACCAACAAATCCAGCCAAAGAGCTTGGCCATATCGATCCCCTTTTGGCCACTTGCGTCGTTCTCCCCCACTGGCCCGCCCATGAGAATGGGCCCACGCCAGTACCCACCGGAGAACAACAATGCTGACGATCTATTCCGATGACCACCGCCTGCACCACGGCCGCTGCGAGCTGATCGACGGCAAGCTGATGCCCTGTTTCGAAATGCCGTCACGCGCCGACCATGTGCTCGACCAAGTCAAGAAGCGCAACCTTGGCGACATCCAGGGCCCCACCGACTTCGGGCGCGCACCGTTGCTGCGCATCCACAGCGCCGGCTACCTGGACTTCTTCGAAGGCGCCTGGGCACGCTGGGCCGCACTGGGCCAGGAAGGCGACTTGCTGCCGTTCACCTGGCCCGCACGCACCCTGCGCCAGGTAAAACCCACCGGCCTGCACGGTGAGCTGGGCTACTACAGCTTCGATGCCGGCGCACCGATCACCGCCGGTACCTGGCAGGCCGCCTACAGCGCCGCTCAGGTCGCCCTCACCGCGCAGGCGGCGATCCAGCAAGGCGCCCATTCCGCCTTCGCCCTGTGCCGCCCGCCAGGGCACCATGCCGCCGGCGAAGTCATGGGTGGCTATTGCTACCTGAACAACGCCGCGATCGCCGCCCAGGCCTTCCTCGACCAGGGCCGGCGCAAGGTCGCCATCCTCGACGTCGACTACCACCACGGCAACGGCACCCAGGACATCTTCTACAACCGCAACGATGTGTTCTTCGCCTCGATCCATGGCGACCCGCGCGACGAGTTCCCGTTCTTCCTCGGCTATTCCGATGAAACCGGCGAGGGTGCCGGTGAAGGCTGCAACATCAACTACCCACTGCCGGCCGGCAGCGACTGGGCCGCCTGGAGCGCTGCCCTGGAGGACGCCTGCCAGCGCATCGCCGCCTATGACGCCGATGTGCTGGTGATCTCGCTGGGCGTGGATACCTTCAAGGACGACCCGATCTCGCAGTTCAAGCTGGACAGCCCGGACTACCTGGAAATGGGCAAGCGCATCGCCCAGCTCGGCAAGCCGACCCTGTTCGTGATGGAAGGCGGCTACGCTGTGGAAGAAATCGGTATCAACGCGGTCAATGTGCTGGAAGGCTTCCAGCACGCCCAGCCAGGAGCCCGGTAATGGTCCGACTCAAGCGTCTGCTCGCCCCGTTCATCGCCGCTACCCTGTTCACCGGTGCCCTGCACGCCCAGGCCGAACAGCGCACCCTGCGGGTGTACAACTGGTTCGACTACATCACTCCGCAAACCCTCACCGAATTTCAGAAAGACAGCGGGGTAAAGCTGGTCTACGACATCTTCGACACCAACGAGGCGCTGGAAGCCAAGCTGCTGACCGGCAACTCCGGGTATGACGTGGTAGTGCCGTCCAACGTGTTCCTCGCCAAGCAGATCGAAGCGGGGGTGTTCCAGCCACTGGATCGCAGCAAGCTGCCGAACTGGAAGCACCTGGACCCGGCGCTGATGAAGCTGATCGAGGCCAACGACCCCGGCAACAAATTTGCCGTGCCCTACATGTACGGCACCGTGCTGATCGGCTTCAACCCGGCCAAGGTCAAGGCTGCGCTCGGCGACAACGCCCCGGTGGACAGCTGGGACCTTATCTTCAAGGAAGAGAACATCGCCAAGCTCAAGCAATGCGGCGTGGCCCTGCTCGACTCGCCGTCGGAGATCATGCCGCTGGCGTTGCAGTATCTGGGCTTGCCACCTAACAGCGACAAACCGGCTGATTACAAGAAAGCCGAAGCGCTGATGCTGAAGATCCGCCCGCACATCACCTACTTCCATTCCTCGAAATACATGGCCGACATCGCTAACGGCGATATCTGCGTGGCAGTGGGCTACAGCGGCAGCTTCTCGCAGGCCGCCAACCGCGCCGTCGAGGCGAAGAATGGCGTGGTGGTGGACATGCGCCTGCCCAAGGAAGGTGCACCGATCTGGTTCGACATGCTGGCGATTCCGAAGAACGCGGCCAACCCGGAAGATGCCCACGCGTTCATCAACTACCTGCTGCGGCCCGAAGTGATTGCGCCGATCAGTGACTTTGTCGGGTACCCGAACCCGAACAAAGACGCGACCGACAAGGTGAGCCCGGCGATTCGCAACAACCCCAACCTGTATCCGACGGCGGAGGCGATGGCCAAGCTGTATACCCTCAAGCCCCTGGCGCGGGATGCCGAGCGGGCTCGGACCAGGGCCTGGACGCGGATCAAGTCCGGCACCTGATTTAGAGCCGGGGGCTGCTTTGCAGCCCAATCGCCGGCAAGCCAGCTCCCACAGGGATCTCGCAAGCTTGAGGATTTAGTGCAAGGCAGTTGCTCCCCAGGGCTGCACAGCTCTCAAGACCGGTGCAGTCCCTGTGGGAGCGGGCGTGCCCGCGAAGGGCCGCACAGCGGCCCCATTCACTTTCTCCAGGCCTTGCGCAAGCGCATCAACGCCTCGGCAATCTCCCCCTCCGGCACCGCTGCAAACCCCAGCACCAGCCCTGCCCTTTTATCCACAGGTACCTCGCTGTCCGCCAGCCAGAAATTACTCAGCGGCGTCACCTCCACCCCCACCGCTTCAGCCTTGACCACCAGCTCCTGCTCCCGCGCAAAGTTATCCACATCGACCTTCACATGCAGCCCGGCCGCCACCTCCGGCATGCCGCCCAAACCCGGAATATCCACAGGCCAGCCAGCCTTGAGCACATTGCGCCGGCTCAACGCTGCCTTGCGCATGCGCCGAATATGCCGCTGGAAGTGCCCCCGGGCCATGAACTCGGCCATCACGCACTGGCTACTGACCTCCGAATGCCGCACCGCCAGCGCCCTGCCCTGGCTGAACGCCTGCGCCAGTTGCGGCGGCAGTACCAGGTAGCCCAGGCGCAACGCTGGAAAGGCGATCTTGCCGAAGGTACCGACATACAGTACCCGCCCGTGCCGGTCGAGTGCCGCTAGCGGGGCCAAGGGCGCACCGCTGTAGCGATACTCGCCGTCGTAGTCGTCTTCGATGATCCAGCCTTCGCTGCGCTCGGCCCAGGCCAGCAGTTCCAGGCGTCGCGCCAGGCTCATGGTCACCCCGGTCGGGTACTGGTGGGCTGGCGTGACATAGGCCAGCCGGCAATCCGTCAGCTGCCCAAGCCGGCGACAGTCCATGCCGTCCTCGTCCACCGGCACACCACACAACCTGCCACCGGCCAGCGCAAAGGCATGTCCGGCTGCGCGGTAACCCGGGTTTTCCACAGCCACACCGTCGCCGGGCTGCAACAGCAACTGTGCACAAAGGCTGATGGCCTGCTGCGCACCACTGGTGATCACAATTTGTTCAGCAGTACAACTCAGCCCACGCGAGCGACGCAGGTAGGCCGCGATCAGTTCGCGCAGCAGCGGCTCGCCTGCCGGGTCGCCATAACCCAACTGCGCCGGAGCCGGGTTGCGCCAGAAACCCGCCTGCAGCTTGGCCCAGACGTCGAACGGGAACAGGTCGAACGCCGGAATACCGACGCGAAAAGCACGCGGTGCACCGCTTCTTGGGGGCGGCAGATGGTTACTTTTCAGGCGCTGCAAAGGCTCGCTGGAACAGCGTTTGCTGGATAAATCCTCAGTATTTTCTGAGGAAAATGTGGATAAGTCTGTTGATAACCCCCGGGATAACCCTGTGGATACTTGTGTGGATAGTTTTGCAGTGGAGAGTTTCGGTAACTGGCTGACATAGGTGCCGTCGCCTACCCGGCTTTCGATGTAGCCCTCGGCATATAGCTGGTCATAGGCCCGCACCACGCTGTTGCGTGACAGCGCCA
Encoded here:
- a CDS encoding LysR substrate-binding domain-containing protein is translated as MNLESKWLEDFSALAATRSFSQAAERRFVTQPAFSRRIRSLEAALGLQLVNRSRTPIELTEAGQLFLVTARTVVDQLSEILRHLHHLEGGQGEVVQVAAAHSLASGFFPRWVAQLRNDGLNIATRLVATNVGDAVHALREGGCDLMLAFYDPDAALQMDAEIFPSLHMGTTEMLPVCAVDADGKPLFDLEGEGSVPLLAYTAGAFLGRSVNLLLRQRNLRYTTVYETAMADSLKSMALEGMGIAWVPRLSMRGELERGELAICGGSQWHVPLEIRLYRCALVRKANVRLLWRKLEGAAMVDPKVSQSPEK
- the aspA gene encoding aspartate ammonia-lyase: MSSAASFRVEKDLLGTLEVPADAYYGIQTLRAANNFHLSGVPLSHYPKLVVALAMVKQAAADANRELGHLSDAKHAAITAACARLIKGDYHDQFVVDMIQGGAGTSTNMNANEVIANVALEAMGHQKGEYQYLHPNNDVNMAQSTNDAYPTAIRLGLLLGHDALLASLDSLIQAFAAKGKEFDHVLKMGRTQLQDAVPMTLGQEFRAFATTMTEDLQRLRSLAPELLTEINLGGTAIGTGINADPGYQALAVQRLAAISGQPLVPAADLIEATSDMGAFVLFSGMLKRTAVKLSKICNDLRLLSSGPRTGINEINLPARQPGSSIMPGKVNPVIPEAVNQVAFAIMGNDLALTVAAEGGQLQLNVMEPLIAYKIFDSIRLLQRAMDMLREHCIVGITANEQRCRELVEHSIGLVTALNPYIGYENATRIARVALETGRGVLELVREEKLLDDAMLDDILRPENMIAPRLVPLKA
- a CDS encoding AraC family transcriptional regulator, whose translation is MLHSHLTTLNAVSLILNVFQADGCEASALLAGSGIGPADLGHADARITTQQELQVCANAVARREDIGLELGRRMHVSCYGMLGYALLSSATLGDALRLALQYPALLGTVFKLRLLDDGQRVWFSASDYHDSPTLTAFNAEFCLVSLKVICDDLLGRPLPLLAARFEHPRPGYHALYAGAFQCPVGFEAEDNAFAFERRWLDTPLPLADPITHKAMSERCRRLNLEFTGRQAWLGRIRQLLAQQLDAAPGLDGLARQMNCSSRTLRRHLQALGSSYQQLLDELRFERAKQLLADEQMPIYRIAECLGFSETASFRHAFQRWSGVAPSHFRG
- a CDS encoding histone deacetylase family protein, with the protein product MLTIYSDDHRLHHGRCELIDGKLMPCFEMPSRADHVLDQVKKRNLGDIQGPTDFGRAPLLRIHSAGYLDFFEGAWARWAALGQEGDLLPFTWPARTLRQVKPTGLHGELGYYSFDAGAPITAGTWQAAYSAAQVALTAQAAIQQGAHSAFALCRPPGHHAAGEVMGGYCYLNNAAIAAQAFLDQGRRKVAILDVDYHHGNGTQDIFYNRNDVFFASIHGDPRDEFPFFLGYSDETGEGAGEGCNINYPLPAGSDWAAWSAALEDACQRIAAYDADVLVISLGVDTFKDDPISQFKLDSPDYLEMGKRIAQLGKPTLFVMEGGYAVEEIGINAVNVLEGFQHAQPGAR
- a CDS encoding polyamine ABC transporter substrate-binding protein encodes the protein MVRLKRLLAPFIAATLFTGALHAQAEQRTLRVYNWFDYITPQTLTEFQKDSGVKLVYDIFDTNEALEAKLLTGNSGYDVVVPSNVFLAKQIEAGVFQPLDRSKLPNWKHLDPALMKLIEANDPGNKFAVPYMYGTVLIGFNPAKVKAALGDNAPVDSWDLIFKEENIAKLKQCGVALLDSPSEIMPLALQYLGLPPNSDKPADYKKAEALMLKIRPHITYFHSSKYMADIANGDICVAVGYSGSFSQAANRAVEAKNGVVVDMRLPKEGAPIWFDMLAIPKNAANPEDAHAFINYLLRPEVIAPISDFVGYPNPNKDATDKVSPAIRNNPNLYPTAEAMAKLYTLKPLARDAERARTRAWTRIKSGT